A region from the Citrobacter koseri ATCC BAA-895 genome encodes:
- a CDS encoding sugar ABC transporter ATP-binding protein codes for MSRTPVLEMRNIAKAFGKFYALKGVDLTVYPGEIHALMGENGAGKSTLMKILAGAYTATSGEILIDGQPFHIRGPKDALSAGITLIYQEMQLAPNLTVAENIFLGSELSRGGIVQRKEMVLQAQKVIDRLGAQFKASDRVMRLTIAEQQQVEIARALHRNSRILVMDEPTAALSSRETHRLFELIMRLRDEGMAVIYISHRMAEVYELSDRVSVLRDGQYVGSLTRDKLNASELVRMMVGRPLSDLFNKERDIPLGKPRLNVHHLTDGGKVQPCSLLVRSGEIVGLAGLVGAGRSELAHLIFGVRKATGGMIEVDGEPVVIHSPREAIEHGIGYLTENRKEQGLFLELAAAENITMATLERDANWGMLNRKKAQSISDDAIQLLNIRVPHAQVRAGGLSGGNQQKLLISRWVAIGPRILILDEPTRGVDVGAKSEIYRIMNEMARKGVAILMISSELPEIVGMSDRVYVMHEGSIAGELHSQDITQENIMRLATGVNDSHLEAVKS; via the coding sequence ATGAGCAGGACACCGGTTCTGGAGATGCGCAATATTGCCAAAGCGTTTGGCAAATTTTACGCGCTGAAAGGGGTCGATCTGACGGTATACCCCGGTGAAATCCACGCGCTGATGGGCGAAAACGGCGCCGGTAAAAGCACCCTGATGAAGATTCTCGCCGGTGCATATACCGCCACCAGCGGCGAGATTCTGATCGACGGTCAGCCCTTTCATATTCGTGGGCCGAAAGATGCCCTGAGCGCAGGCATTACTCTGATTTATCAGGAGATGCAGCTTGCGCCTAACCTTACCGTCGCCGAAAATATTTTCCTCGGCAGCGAACTGTCGCGCGGCGGCATCGTGCAGCGTAAAGAGATGGTGTTGCAGGCGCAAAAGGTCATCGACCGGCTCGGCGCGCAGTTTAAAGCCAGCGATCGGGTAATGCGGCTGACCATCGCCGAACAGCAGCAGGTGGAGATCGCCCGCGCCCTGCATCGCAACAGCCGTATTCTGGTGATGGATGAACCTACCGCCGCCCTCTCATCTCGTGAAACCCACCGTCTGTTTGAGCTGATCATGCGCCTTCGCGATGAAGGGATGGCGGTTATCTATATCAGCCACCGTATGGCGGAGGTGTATGAGCTGTCCGATCGCGTCAGCGTCCTGCGCGACGGACAGTACGTCGGCAGCCTCACCCGCGACAAACTCAACGCGTCCGAACTGGTGCGCATGATGGTCGGGCGTCCGTTAAGCGACCTGTTCAACAAAGAACGCGACATCCCGCTCGGTAAACCGCGCCTGAACGTTCATCACCTTACCGACGGCGGTAAAGTGCAGCCGTGCAGCCTGCTGGTACGTTCCGGCGAAATCGTCGGCCTGGCCGGGCTGGTCGGCGCCGGGCGTTCCGAACTGGCGCACCTGATTTTCGGCGTGCGTAAAGCCACCGGCGGGATGATCGAGGTGGATGGCGAGCCGGTGGTGATCCACTCCCCGCGTGAGGCCATTGAGCACGGTATTGGCTACCTCACCGAAAACCGCAAAGAACAAGGGTTGTTTTTAGAACTGGCGGCGGCGGAGAACATTACGATGGCGACGCTGGAGCGCGACGCCAACTGGGGGATGCTGAACCGTAAAAAAGCCCAAAGCATCTCCGATGACGCCATTCAGTTACTCAACATTCGCGTGCCGCATGCCCAGGTTCGCGCCGGAGGTTTGTCCGGCGGCAACCAGCAAAAGCTCCTGATCTCACGCTGGGTCGCCATCGGCCCGCGCATTCTGATTCTGGACGAACCGACGCGCGGCGTGGATGTCGGCGCGAAAAGCGAGATCTATCGCATCATGAACGAAATGGCGCGTAAGGGCGTGGCGATCCTGATGATCTCCAGTGAATTGCCGGAAATCGTCGGCATGAGCGATCGCGTCTACGTCATGCATGAAGGCAGCATTGCCGGGGAATTGCACAGCCAGGACATCACACAGGAAAACATCATGCGGCTGGCGACCGGCGTAAACGACTCCCACCTTGAGGCGGTGAAATCATGA
- a CDS encoding ABC transporter permease subunit: protein MNNPTTPQQVAKSASAKKMLMSDLMQTVGILPILVLIVAVFGFIAPNFFTESNLLNITRQASINIVLAAGMTFIILTGGIDLSVGSILGTTAVAAMVVSLIPEFAMLSIPAALMLGLGLGLINGALVAFAGLPPFIVTLGTYTALRGAAYLLADGTTVINSNISFEWIGNNYLGPIPWLVVIALAVIVLCWFILRRTTLGVHIYAVGGNMQAARLTGIKVWLVLLFVYGMSGLLSGLGGVMSASRLYSANGNLGMGYELDAIAAVILGGTSFVGGIGTITGTLVGALIIATLNNGMTLMGVSYFWQLVIKGAVIIIAVLIDKYRTRHNQSA from the coding sequence ATGAATAACCCAACCACTCCCCAGCAGGTGGCGAAGTCCGCCTCCGCAAAAAAGATGTTGATGAGCGATCTGATGCAAACGGTCGGTATTTTACCGATTTTAGTGCTGATCGTGGCGGTATTTGGCTTTATCGCACCTAACTTTTTCACTGAAAGCAACCTGCTGAACATCACCCGCCAGGCGTCGATCAACATCGTGCTGGCGGCGGGGATGACGTTCATCATTCTGACCGGCGGCATCGACCTCTCCGTGGGGTCGATTCTCGGCACCACCGCCGTGGCGGCGATGGTGGTCTCTCTGATACCGGAGTTCGCCATGCTGTCGATTCCGGCGGCGCTGATGCTCGGCCTGGGGCTGGGGCTGATTAACGGCGCGCTGGTGGCCTTCGCCGGGCTGCCGCCCTTTATTGTCACGCTCGGCACCTATACGGCGCTGCGCGGCGCGGCCTACCTGCTGGCGGACGGTACCACGGTGATCAACTCCAATATCAGCTTCGAGTGGATTGGCAATAACTATCTTGGCCCGATTCCGTGGCTGGTGGTTATCGCCCTCGCGGTGATCGTACTGTGCTGGTTCATTCTGCGCCGCACCACGCTGGGCGTACATATTTATGCCGTGGGCGGCAACATGCAGGCGGCGCGTTTAACCGGCATCAAAGTGTGGCTGGTGCTGCTGTTTGTGTACGGCATGAGCGGCCTGCTGTCGGGGCTGGGCGGAGTAATGAGCGCCTCGCGTCTCTACAGCGCCAACGGCAACTTAGGCATGGGGTATGAGCTGGACGCCATCGCGGCGGTGATCCTCGGCGGCACCAGTTTTGTCGGCGGGATCGGCACGATCACCGGCACGCTGGTAGGCGCGCTGATCATCGCCACCCTGAATAACGGCATGACGCTGATGGGCGTCTCTTACTTCTGGCAACTGGTGATCAAAGGGGCGGTGATCATCATAGCGGTGCTGATCGACAAATACCGTACCCGACACAATCAAAGTGCATAG